A genomic region of Miscanthus floridulus cultivar M001 chromosome 3, ASM1932011v1, whole genome shotgun sequence contains the following coding sequences:
- the LOC136545656 gene encoding uncharacterized protein isoform X1 has protein sequence MSASENQAAEARMDTSARKIVPTGNKIRIRLPLPLRKRLAEGLQTMSTGLPEDTKKHAAKEVPEYTNDTAENTTFVDTELKIEKVSTKPPSIKLSTDGNLKTMSKDRLCEQANSNNLCKTMSKDSVCEEANFIVPDLNLTTTAGMQDNTESVCPVRKGSCEEGHTEIMSNGLPPESSKTSKKEACVGAMDSTPSMELSITRVQGEVEKNDSTTKPCEAASENILSKKLLYETNSNTSRKRVTEEAKINNPSKNLKTSVGKCGEANDCFPIRRPVDQSNDKKFSKKMRTSAVQATDTSQNTSGLKLPTSVGLAVEQSTSTAFLETTKVYKEFEEKVKRTVYLDNLSRLATDAVITTALNQFGNVKSVSFLTNYTVPFDIPQSALVEMETEKDAESVVNILDEFPFMLSGMPRPVRAKHATAEMFHDRPRKPGRKLEFHWVGPTDPDCHNVRKFKLMSKRHELENLALIKNELQEEALLAKHQQDNLNCHYRKLDTVDSVIMNGGLNRLTHIYNLRFDEMY, from the exons ATGTCTGCCTCTGAAAACCAGGCTGCTGAAGCCAGAATGGACACAAGTGCCAGGAAAATTGTCCCAACTGGGAACAAAATCCGTATTCGTTTACCATTACCACTGAGAAAGAGGTTGGCTGAAGGCCTTCAGACCATGAGCACAGGATTGCCTGAGGATACGAAAAAACACGCTGCTAAGGAAGTACCTGAATATACTAATGACACCGCCGAAAACACCACATTTGTTGACACTGAACTGAAGATTGAAAAGGTAAGCACCAAGCCCCCTAGTATCAAATTATCAACAGATGGAAACTTGAAAACCATGTCTAAAGACAGACTATGTGAACAGGCAAACAGCAACAACCTGTGCAAAACCATGTCAAAGGACAGTGTGTGTGAAGAGGCTAATTTCATTGTCCCAGACCTGAATCTGACAACCACTGCTGGCATGCAAGATAACACAGAAAGCGTTTGCCCTGTAAGGAAAGGGTCATGTGAAGAGGGACACACAGAAATTATGAGCAATGGGCTGCCTCCTGAGAGCAGCAAAACATCAAAGAAGGAAGCATGTGTAGGAGCCATGGACAGCACCCCAAGCATGGAACTTTCAATCACAAGAGTGCAAGGTGAAGTGGAAAAGAACGACTCCACTACTAAaccctgtgaagctgctagtgaAAATATCCTAAGCAAGAAGCTACTCTATGAGACAAACAGCAATACCTCAAGGAAGAGAGTAACTGAAGAAGCTAAGATCAACAACCCAAGCAAGAACCTGAAAACCTCTGTAGGGAAGTGTGGAGAGGCGAATGACTGTTTCCCAATCAGACGACCCGTTGATCAATCTAATGACAAGAAATTTAGCAAAAAGATGCGTACCTCTGCAGTACAAGCTACTGACACCAGCCAGAACACTTCCGGACTGAAACTTCCTACCTCTGTTGGCCTGGCTGTGGAACAAAGTACCAGCACTGCATTCTTGGAGACCACAAAAGTGTATAAAGAGTTTGAGGAGAAGGTTAAGAGAACTGTATACCTTGACAACTTGTCCCGCCTGGCTACAGATGCAGTCATTACGACGGCTTTGAACCAGTTTGGTAATGTCAAAAGCGTCAGTTTTCTGACCAACTATACAGTTCCATTTGACATTCCCCAATCTGCATTAGTGGAAATGGAAACTGAGAAGGATGCTGAGTCCGTGGTCAACATACTAGATGAGTTCCCATTCATGCTGTCTGGGATGCCAAGGCCTGTGAGGGCGAAGCATGCCACAGCTGAAATGTTCCATGACCGTCCACGGAAACCTGGAAGGAAGTTAGAATTCCATTGGGTGGGCCCTACAGACCCTGATTGTCATAATGTCAGAAAGTTTAAGTTGATGTCCAAGAGGCATGAGTTGGAGAACTTAGCACTAATCAAG AATGAACTGCAAGAGGAGGCACTGCTCGCAAAGCATCAGCAGGACAATCTGAATTGTCATTACAGGAAGCTTGATACTGTAGACAGCGTGATTATGAATGGCGGGCTCAATCGCCTGACTCACATTTACAACCTCCGTTTCGATGAAATGTATTGA
- the LOC136545656 gene encoding uncharacterized protein isoform X2, with amino-acid sequence MSASENQAAEARMDTSARKIVPTGNKIRIRLPLPLRKRLAEGLQTMSTGLPEDTKKHAAKEVPEYTNDTAENTTFVDTELKIEKANSNNLCKTMSKDSVCEEANFIVPDLNLTTTAGMQDNTESVCPVRKGSCEEGHTEIMSNGLPPESSKTSKKEACVGAMDSTPSMELSITRVQGEVEKNDSTTKPCEAASENILSKKLLYETNSNTSRKRVTEEAKINNPSKNLKTSVGKCGEANDCFPIRRPVDQSNDKKFSKKMRTSAVQATDTSQNTSGLKLPTSVGLAVEQSTSTAFLETTKVYKEFEEKVKRTVYLDNLSRLATDAVITTALNQFGNVKSVSFLTNYTVPFDIPQSALVEMETEKDAESVVNILDEFPFMLSGMPRPVRAKHATAEMFHDRPRKPGRKLEFHWVGPTDPDCHNVRKFKLMSKRHELENLALIKNELQEEALLAKHQQDNLNCHYRKLDTVDSVIMNGGLNRLTHIYNLRFDEMY; translated from the exons ATGTCTGCCTCTGAAAACCAGGCTGCTGAAGCCAGAATGGACACAAGTGCCAGGAAAATTGTCCCAACTGGGAACAAAATCCGTATTCGTTTACCATTACCACTGAGAAAGAGGTTGGCTGAAGGCCTTCAGACCATGAGCACAGGATTGCCTGAGGATACGAAAAAACACGCTGCTAAGGAAGTACCTGAATATACTAATGACACCGCCGAAAACACCACATTTGTTGACACTGAACTGAAGATTGAAAAG GCAAACAGCAACAACCTGTGCAAAACCATGTCAAAGGACAGTGTGTGTGAAGAGGCTAATTTCATTGTCCCAGACCTGAATCTGACAACCACTGCTGGCATGCAAGATAACACAGAAAGCGTTTGCCCTGTAAGGAAAGGGTCATGTGAAGAGGGACACACAGAAATTATGAGCAATGGGCTGCCTCCTGAGAGCAGCAAAACATCAAAGAAGGAAGCATGTGTAGGAGCCATGGACAGCACCCCAAGCATGGAACTTTCAATCACAAGAGTGCAAGGTGAAGTGGAAAAGAACGACTCCACTACTAAaccctgtgaagctgctagtgaAAATATCCTAAGCAAGAAGCTACTCTATGAGACAAACAGCAATACCTCAAGGAAGAGAGTAACTGAAGAAGCTAAGATCAACAACCCAAGCAAGAACCTGAAAACCTCTGTAGGGAAGTGTGGAGAGGCGAATGACTGTTTCCCAATCAGACGACCCGTTGATCAATCTAATGACAAGAAATTTAGCAAAAAGATGCGTACCTCTGCAGTACAAGCTACTGACACCAGCCAGAACACTTCCGGACTGAAACTTCCTACCTCTGTTGGCCTGGCTGTGGAACAAAGTACCAGCACTGCATTCTTGGAGACCACAAAAGTGTATAAAGAGTTTGAGGAGAAGGTTAAGAGAACTGTATACCTTGACAACTTGTCCCGCCTGGCTACAGATGCAGTCATTACGACGGCTTTGAACCAGTTTGGTAATGTCAAAAGCGTCAGTTTTCTGACCAACTATACAGTTCCATTTGACATTCCCCAATCTGCATTAGTGGAAATGGAAACTGAGAAGGATGCTGAGTCCGTGGTCAACATACTAGATGAGTTCCCATTCATGCTGTCTGGGATGCCAAGGCCTGTGAGGGCGAAGCATGCCACAGCTGAAATGTTCCATGACCGTCCACGGAAACCTGGAAGGAAGTTAGAATTCCATTGGGTGGGCCCTACAGACCCTGATTGTCATAATGTCAGAAAGTTTAAGTTGATGTCCAAGAGGCATGAGTTGGAGAACTTAGCACTAATCAAG AATGAACTGCAAGAGGAGGCACTGCTCGCAAAGCATCAGCAGGACAATCTGAATTGTCATTACAGGAAGCTTGATACTGTAGACAGCGTGATTATGAATGGCGGGCTCAATCGCCTGACTCACATTTACAACCTCCGTTTCGATGAAATGTATTGA
- the LOC136543687 gene encoding uncharacterized protein, whose translation MKKKRNVFWLGHRKGNPCWFSCEGERGASGHPRGRARNLRKLVDGGLRDLARLKQLYTDKVFARAVHEANWLNGMELSIYDSWFDPVLSSLPGLIPDGFIYLRATPDTCHKRMMLRSRAEEGSVTLHYLRDLHEKHECWLLSSEHGNHRLLSASQLPCSIDNSLHPDIKDRVFYLEGSHMHSSIQKVPALVLDCEPNIDFSRDVEAKRKRLPCCGLLVHWRTLNFDV comes from the exons atgaaaaagaaaagaaacgtCTTTTGGTTGGGCCATAGAAAAGGAAACCCCTGTTGGTTTTCCTGCGAGGGAGAGCGTGGAGCTTCTGGGCATCCCCGGGGTCGGGCGCGGAACCTGCGGAAGCTCGTTGATGGCGGGCTCCGGGATCTCGCGCGCCTGAAGCAGCTGTACACTGATAAG GTGTTTGCTCGTGCTGTTCATGAAGCTAATTGGTTGAATGGAATGGAACTCAGCATTTATGATTCTTGGTTTGACCCTGTGTTGTCATCTCTTCCTGGCCTCATCCCTGATGGATTTATCTATCTTAGAGCTACCCCTGATACTTGTCACAAGAGAATGATGCTTCGAAGTAGAGCTGAAGAAGGAAGTGTCACATTGCATTATCTACGTGATTTACATGAGAAACATGAATGCTGGTTACTGTCTTCTGAACATGGGAATCACAGACTATTGTCAGCAAGCCAGTTGCCATGTAGCATAGACAACTCCTTGCACCCTGACATTAAAGACAGAGTATTTTATCTAGAAGGGAGTCATATGCATTCTAGTATCCAGAAA GTTCCTGCTCTTGTACTGGATTGCGAACCAAATATTGATTTTAGCAGGGATGTTGAAGCTAAAAGAAA AAGATTACCATGCTGTGGGTTGTTGGTCCATTGGAGAACTCTTAACTTTGATGTCTAA